A genomic region of Physeter macrocephalus isolate SW-GA unplaced genomic scaffold, ASM283717v5 random_171, whole genome shotgun sequence contains the following coding sequences:
- the PFN1 gene encoding profilin-1 has product MAGWNAYIENLMADGVCQDAAIVGYKDSPSVWAAVPGKTFVNITPAEVGTLVGKDRSSFYVNGLTLGGQKCSVIRDSLMQDGEFTMDLRTKSTCGAPTFNITVTLTSKTLVLLMGKEGIHGGTINKKCHEMACHLRRSQY; this is encoded by the exons ATGGCCGGCTGGAACGCCTACATCGAAAACCTCATGGCGGACGGGGTGTGTCAGGACGCGGCCATCGTGGGCTATAAGGACTCGCCCTCCGTCTGGGCCGCCGTCCCCGGGAAGACCTTCGTCAACATCACG CCAGCTGAGGTTGGTACCCTGGTTGGCAAAGACCGGTCAAGTTTTTACGTGAATGGGCTAACGCTTGGGGGCCAGAAATGTTCTGTGATCCGGGACTCACTGATGCAGGACGGGGAATTTACCATGGATCTTCGTACCAAGAGCACCTGCGGAGCCCCCACCTTCAATATCACTGTCACCCTGACTTCCAAGA cGCTAGTCCTGCTGATGGGCAAAGAAGGTATCCACGGTGGTACGATCAACAAGAAATGTCATGAAATGGCCTGCCACCTGCGGCGTTCCCAGTACTGA
- the ENO3 gene encoding beta-enolase isoform X1 yields the protein MAMQKIFAREILDSRGNPTVEVDLHTAKGRFRAAVPSGASTGIYEALELRDGDKSRYLGKGVLKAVEHINKTLGPALLEKKLSVVDQEKVDKFMIELDGTENKSKFGANAILGVSLAVCKAGAAEKGVPLYRHIADLAGNPDLILPVPAFNVINGGSHAGNKLAMQEFMILPVGARSFREAMRIGAEVYHHLKGVIKAKYGKDATNVGDEGGFAPNILENNEALELLKTAIQAAGYPDKVVIGMDVAASEFYRHGKYDLDFKSPDDPARHISGEKLGELYKSFIKNYPVVSIEDPFDQDDWATWTSFLSGVNIQIVGDDLTVTNPKRITQAVEKKACNCLLLKVNQIGSVTESIQACKLAQSNGWGVMVSHRSGETEDTFIADLVVGLCTGQIKTGAPCRSERLAKYNQLMRYSGCSRPGCKELRALGLEYHSPDSVCLPGLRRLSGTRLFLLDASSVTQRPSEKLEAPGSHRTDLGLQALPPEINTGANQGSGLLVCGREGGDPGL from the exons ATGGCCATGCAGAAAATCTTTGCCCGAGAAATCCTGGACTCCAGGGGCAACCCCACAGTGGAGGTGGACCTGCACACGGCCAAGG GCCGATTCCGAGCAGCTGTGCCCAGTGGAGCTTCCACAGGTATCTATGAAGCTCTGGAACTAAGAGATGGAGACAAATCTCGCTACCTGGGGAAAG GGGTCCTGAAGGCCGTGGAACACATCAATAAGACTCTAGGCCCCGCGCTGCTGGAAAAG AAACTAAGCGTGGTGGATCAAGAAAAAGTTGACAAATTTATGATTGAGCTGGATGGGACAGAGAATAAGT CCAAGTTTGGGGCCAATGCCATCCTGGGCGTGTCCCTGGCCGTGTGCAAGGCCGGAGCAGCTGAGAAGGGGGTCCCGCTCTACCGACACATTGCAGATCTCGCCGGCAACCCAGACCTGATCCTCCCGGTCCCT gCCTTCAATGTGATCAACGGGGGCTCCCATGCTGGAAACAAGCTGGCCATGCAGGAGTTCATGATCCTGCCCGTGGGAGCCAGATCCTTCAGGGAAGCCATGCGCATCGGTGCCGAGGTCTACCACCACCTCAAGGGGGTCATCAAGGCCAAGTATGGGAAGGACGCCACCAATGTGGGTGATGAGGGCGGCTTTGCACCCAACATCCTGGAGAACAATGAAG ccctggagctgctgaagaCCGCCATCCAGGCAGCTGGTTACCCCGACAAGGTGGTGATTGGCATGGACGTGGCGGCGTCTGAGTTCTATCGCCACGGGAAGTATGATCTCGACTTCAAGTCACCTGATGACCCCGCACGGCACATCAGTGGGGAGAAGCTGGGGGAGCTGTATAAGAGCTTCATCAAGAACTATCCTG TGGTCTCCATCGAGGACCCTTTTGACCAGGATGACTGGGCTACCTGGACCTCGTTCCTCTCGGGGGTCAACATCCAGATCGTGGGGGACGACCTCACAGTCACCAACCCCAAGAGGATTACCCAGGCCGTGGAGAAGAAGGCCTGCAACTGCCTGCTGCTGAAGGTCAACCAGATCGGCTCAGTGACCGAATCCATCCAGGC CTGCAAACTGGCTCAGTCTAACGGCTGGGGGGTGATGGTGAGCCACCGCTCCGGGGAAACCGAGGACACGTTCATCGCTGACCTCGTGGTTGGGCTCTGCACGGGACAG ATCAAGACTGGTGCCCCCTGCCGCTCAGAGCGTCTGGCCAAATACAATCAGCTCATGAGGTACAGTGGGTGCAGTAGGCCTGGGTGTAAGGAGCTGAGGGCTCTTGGGTTGGAATATCACAGCCCTGACTCTGTCTGCCTTCCAGGATTGAGGAGGCTCTCGGGGACAAGGCTGTTTTTGCTGGACGCAAGTTCCGTAACCCAAAGGCCAAGTGAGAAGCTGGAGGCCCCAGGATCCCACAGGACAGATCTAGGCCTTCAAGCCCTTCCCCCTGAAATAAACACTGGTGCCAACCAAGGCAGTGGCCTGCTCgtttgtgggagggagggaggagatccTGGTCTCTGA
- the ENO3 gene encoding beta-enolase isoform X2 has product MAMQKIFAREILDSRGNPTVEVDLHTAKGRFRAAVPSGASTGIYEALELRDGDKSRYLGKGVLKAVEHINKTLGPALLEKKLSVVDQEKVDKFMIELDGTENKSKFGANAILGVSLAVCKAGAAEKGVPLYRHIADLAGNPDLILPVPAFNVINGGSHAGNKLAMQEFMILPVGARSFREAMRIGAEVYHHLKGVIKAKYGKDATNVGDEGGFAPNILENNEALELLKTAIQAAGYPDKVVIGMDVAASEFYRHGKYDLDFKSPDDPARHISGEKLGELYKSFIKNYPVVSIEDPFDQDDWATWTSFLSGVNIQIVGDDLTVTNPKRITQAVEKKACNCLLLKVNQIGSVTESIQACKLAQSNGWGVMVSHRSGETEDTFIADLVVGLCTGQIKTGAPCRSERLAKYNQLMRIEEALGDKAVFAGRKFRNPKAK; this is encoded by the exons ATGGCCATGCAGAAAATCTTTGCCCGAGAAATCCTGGACTCCAGGGGCAACCCCACAGTGGAGGTGGACCTGCACACGGCCAAGG GCCGATTCCGAGCAGCTGTGCCCAGTGGAGCTTCCACAGGTATCTATGAAGCTCTGGAACTAAGAGATGGAGACAAATCTCGCTACCTGGGGAAAG GGGTCCTGAAGGCCGTGGAACACATCAATAAGACTCTAGGCCCCGCGCTGCTGGAAAAG AAACTAAGCGTGGTGGATCAAGAAAAAGTTGACAAATTTATGATTGAGCTGGATGGGACAGAGAATAAGT CCAAGTTTGGGGCCAATGCCATCCTGGGCGTGTCCCTGGCCGTGTGCAAGGCCGGAGCAGCTGAGAAGGGGGTCCCGCTCTACCGACACATTGCAGATCTCGCCGGCAACCCAGACCTGATCCTCCCGGTCCCT gCCTTCAATGTGATCAACGGGGGCTCCCATGCTGGAAACAAGCTGGCCATGCAGGAGTTCATGATCCTGCCCGTGGGAGCCAGATCCTTCAGGGAAGCCATGCGCATCGGTGCCGAGGTCTACCACCACCTCAAGGGGGTCATCAAGGCCAAGTATGGGAAGGACGCCACCAATGTGGGTGATGAGGGCGGCTTTGCACCCAACATCCTGGAGAACAATGAAG ccctggagctgctgaagaCCGCCATCCAGGCAGCTGGTTACCCCGACAAGGTGGTGATTGGCATGGACGTGGCGGCGTCTGAGTTCTATCGCCACGGGAAGTATGATCTCGACTTCAAGTCACCTGATGACCCCGCACGGCACATCAGTGGGGAGAAGCTGGGGGAGCTGTATAAGAGCTTCATCAAGAACTATCCTG TGGTCTCCATCGAGGACCCTTTTGACCAGGATGACTGGGCTACCTGGACCTCGTTCCTCTCGGGGGTCAACATCCAGATCGTGGGGGACGACCTCACAGTCACCAACCCCAAGAGGATTACCCAGGCCGTGGAGAAGAAGGCCTGCAACTGCCTGCTGCTGAAGGTCAACCAGATCGGCTCAGTGACCGAATCCATCCAGGC CTGCAAACTGGCTCAGTCTAACGGCTGGGGGGTGATGGTGAGCCACCGCTCCGGGGAAACCGAGGACACGTTCATCGCTGACCTCGTGGTTGGGCTCTGCACGGGACAG ATCAAGACTGGTGCCCCCTGCCGCTCAGAGCGTCTGGCCAAATACAATCAGCTCATGAG GATTGAGGAGGCTCTCGGGGACAAGGCTGTTTTTGCTGGACGCAAGTTCCGTAACCCAAAGGCCAAGTGA